AGTCGCGGACGGATGACTGCCCGGACTTCAGGAGACGCCACAGCGCATCCGTATTCGCAGCGCCAGGCAGGCGCAGAGCCTGTCCAATGACCGCAAGATCAAAGCCACCCTGACTGGAAATAATCTCAGAACGCAACCCTGTCGTCTCCCGCTGTGCTTTTCGGGTCCGCGCCCGACAATGCCGCCATTGCACTTTCGCGCGGTCAGACGCGGCCCGAAATCACCCGGGGTGGTTCGGACGCCCGACGCGGCGTGTCGTCGAGAGCCCATTCGAGATACTGCCGCGCCGCAGTTGCGACGGGAACCGGTGGCCGCAGGCTTTGAACAAGACGATCCCAGCGGTCCGGGTCGGTGGCGGCAAGAAGGCTTTCGCCCCAGTCCGTCACGTTCCCCACGCCGACATGAAGTCCGTCCACACCGTCGCGCACATGCTCCGCCATGCCACCGATGTTCGAGCACAGGATGGGTCGGCCGAAACGCCGCGCCTCCTGAATCACAACCGGCGAATTCTCCCACCACACCGACGGCATCACAACCCAGTCGATGCGCGACAATCGCCGTTCAAGATCATCGCGATGATAGGCGCCGGGCCAGTGCAGCACGCCCTCCTTCATCAGCGGCTGGCGCAGCGCCTCGATGCGGTCGCGAAAGGCGTCCGACTGCTTCTCGAGGTTGGCTCCGTGAATTTCCACATGCAGCTCGCGCCGCTGGGCGCGGCTGAGGTTGGCGAGGGCAGAGAGGAGCACGTCCACGCCCTTGAATGGCGTCACCTGGCCGAAAAAAGCGAAGCGGTTGCGCCTTTCGTTGTCGGTCAGCGGACGCGGCGGCAGGCGCTTGCCGGATGGCTGGCCGTTCTCGATCACCGCGATGCGCTCTGGCGCAATGCCCCAGTCGATATAGCGCTGGCGCAGGAATTCCGAGGGAGCAATGAACCGGTCCACCATGTCGAAGTGCCGGCTGATGAAATGCTTGCGCAGCCAGAAGTCTTCTTCACTGCGCTCGGGAAAGCAGACCGAGCAGGATTCGGCGGAGGCATTGAAGCAAAGCTCGGTGGTTCCGGGCTTCACCATCTGTCCATTATTGTTGCAGATGGCCTGGAATTCATGAAGCGTCAGGATGATCCGCGTGTCCGGACAGATGCGGCGGAGTTCCCGCAGCATTTCCAGGCCCATATGGGCATAGTGGTGGACGAACACCACGTCAGGCTTGAGCCGCTCGATAAAGTTCCGGAACGGACCGGTCACGGCCTGAGGCTGGGACGAGCGGAAAGTGAACCAGTCCCCCATGCCTGTGCGCCAGAGGTATTCGTCCTCGCGCAGCATGGTCACGAGGCCGGTGGCAGTGCCGCCGTGGCGGGCGAGAAGTGCGACCCGCCGCACGGCGCCGCTCTCGCGCAGGGCCGTAAACAATTGATGCGCCGCGACTTCCGCGCCGCCGGCGCTGAAATCAAGATGGCCGTGAGCGATAATGAGGGCTGTGCCGATCATGCCGCGGCTCCCGCATCGGTGACCGAGTGGCGCTCGATGGCAGGGCGCCAGCGTTCCTGATGGAGCCAGGCGTTGAATAGCATCACCCGCATGCGGAAATCACCCGAACCCTGGAGGCCGAAGGACTGGCGCTCGAGATGCGTCAGCGCGATGTCCGGGCACACACCGACAGAGCGGCCGGCCGCCTGCATCTTCAGACACAGGTCGGAATCTTCAAAGTCTCCAATGAGATAGTCTTCGCTGAAGCCACCGAGCGCGGCCACTTCCGCGCGGTCGCCGAGGAGGCAGGCGCCGGTGGCGGCGGGCCAGGGCACGATTTGTCCCGCCGTGGCGCTCA
The nucleotide sequence above comes from Xanthobacter flavus. Encoded proteins:
- a CDS encoding glycosyltransferase family 4 protein — its product is MIGTALIIAHGHLDFSAGGAEVAAHQLFTALRESGAVRRVALLARHGGTATGLVTMLREDEYLWRTGMGDWFTFRSSQPQAVTGPFRNFIERLKPDVVFVHHYAHMGLEMLRELRRICPDTRIILTLHEFQAICNNNGQMVKPGTTELCFNASAESCSVCFPERSEEDFWLRKHFISRHFDMVDRFIAPSEFLRQRYIDWGIAPERIAVIENGQPSGKRLPPRPLTDNERRNRFAFFGQVTPFKGVDVLLSALANLSRAQRRELHVEIHGANLEKQSDAFRDRIEALRQPLMKEGVLHWPGAYHRDDLERRLSRIDWVVMPSVWWENSPVVIQEARRFGRPILCSNIGGMAEHVRDGVDGLHVGVGNVTDWGESLLAATDPDRWDRLVQSLRPPVPVATAARQYLEWALDDTPRRASEPPRVISGRV